A stretch of DNA from Globicephala melas chromosome 19, mGloMel1.2, whole genome shotgun sequence:
CAGAAATTTGATACCCCCATAAAAGTTGCTCGCCCCTTCATGCCCAAATCTGTTTATAACCTACCCTATTTGGTAAATAGAATATCCAAGATTAAAGAGGACTTAAAACAGTAAGGTCTTTGTTACTGTTCTGGCAATGTTCTGGCAGATCTGAAAGCAATGGCTGGCAGTTCTTTAGCTGGTGACTCAGAAGGTATGAAACTTCATCACAAGTATCTTGAGACCAACATGTCCCTGAAAATGGTAATCCTTCTCTGGAAGCTGCCAGATGAACTCATATGATGTTCTCTGGGCCAATAGTAGGTCAGGCCCATGCCCAAGCTGGTCAGAAAGGGAATCCTAAAGGTTCAGGTTATTCCTAATTTCCTCCCAGAAATGAGAGAACAGAGTTGGCTTCCCTGAGCACACTGCAGTAGTGACTGATGCACACTGTGGGGACATGCCAGCTTATAGAGGTGAAATGGATCTGGCTACAGAAAGTGGCAGTGACATAAATCTATCAAGAGTCCTGGGTAGGTTAGAGAGTGTAACACAGTCACACATGCTTCccacaaaactgaaaattatGAGGAATCTCTCTACTCCTGATGTTTGGATGCATGGGACAACTAGTGCCTCAGTTTCATCCAATGTCACTACACTGAACAAGGAAATTGTACATTTCTTACACAtttaaggcctttctccagtgtgaactcgCTGGTGCTGAGAGAGGTTAGATTTTCGGCTAAAAGACTTCCCACATTCGCTGCAGTCATAAGGCTTTTCTCctgtgtgaactctctgatgaTAATGAAGGGTGGAACGAGAGgtaaaagatttcccacattcactgcactcataaggcctttctcctgtgtgaacTCTCCGGTGAATTATGAGGTGAATTCTTTGGGTAAAGGACTTTCCACAGTCACTACATGCATGAggcctttctcctgtgtgaacTCTCCGATGGCGAATCAGTATTGAGCTATTGGTAAAAGATTTCCCACAGTCACTGCACttataaggcctttctccagtgtgaactctctgatgaTAACCAAGGGCAGAGACAGATGTAAAAGATTTctcacattcactgcactcataaggcctttctccagtgtgaactctccGGTGTTTAGAGAGGTATGAATTCTGGCTAAAGGATCTCCCACAATCACTACATTCATAAggcttttctccagtgtgaactctctggTGTTGATTCAATTGGGAACTGTCCCTAAAAGATTTACCACATTCACTGCAGTCAAAAggcctttctcctgtgtgaactctctgatgaCAACGGAGGGCAGAGCTAGAGGTAAAAGATTTctcacattcactgcactcataaggcctttctccaatGTGAATTTTCTGATGATAACGCAGGGCAGAACCAGAGgtaaaagatttcccacattcaaTGCACTCATAAGGTCTTTCTCCTGTGTGAACTCTCTGGTGTATGTTGAGATGATTTCTTTGGGtaaaggatttcccacattcactgcactcataaggcctttctcctgtgtgaacTCTACGGTGTCGAATGAGTATCGGTCCATTGGtaaaggatttcccacattcactgcactcataaggtttttctcctgtgtgaactctctgatgaTAACAGAGGGCAGAACCAGAGgtaaaagatttcccacattcactacatTCATAAggtctttctccagtgtgaactctctggTGTTGAGACAGGTAAGATTTGTGGCtaaaggatttcccacattcactacactcataaggcctttctcctgtgtgaacTCTTCGGTGTATAATGAGGTGATTTATTTGGGTAAAAGACTTTCCACAATCAGTACACTCATATggcctttctcctgtgtgaattctctgatgataACGTAGGCCAGAGCTAGAGGTAAAAGACTTCCCACATTCCCCACATTTATAAggcttttctccagtgtgaactctctgatgaTAACGAAGGGCGGAGCTAGAAGtaaaggatttcccacattcactgcactcataaggcctttctcctgtgtgaacCCTCCAGTGTTCAATGAGGTCAGATTTTCGTCTAAAGGGCTTCCTACATTCAGTGCACTCATAACTcatttctccagtgtgaactgtCTGTTGTTGAAAAAAGATGGAGCTATGGCTAAAAGATTGTGCACACTGATGGCAAATGTGGCAATCTTCTCCAGTGTGACTCCTCTGAGGATAAATGAAGACAAATTCTTGGCTAAAGGATTTCCCACATTTGCTGCACTTGTACTGCCTTGCCCCAGTATGAATTCTTCGATGTTGAATGAGGGCTGAGCTTCCCCTAAAAGATTTTCCACAGTCGCCACAGTCATAAAGCCTGTCaccagtgtgaattctctggtgCACAACAAATGAGGATTTATACTTGAAtgttttcccacattcactgcacataAAACACTGTCTTTCAGTGTAGACACTCTGGGCCTGAACAAGTGTGTGCTTGGGGCTGAAGGCTTTCTTGCATTCTCCCCTGGTGCAATGACTTTTTCTGCTTTGTAAAGTTTCCATGCAGTGGGTGACTGTGTTTGGCTTTTCCCCAGTGTGAATGGCCTGTTGATTCAGATGTCCTGAGGTGGCTAGGAAGTCCTCTGCAACTTTCTTGCAGGTAAAAGCCTCCCCTGACACATGGAAATTGCTGCTCTTCACAAATGAGGCCCTGTCCACACCGATTATGAACGGTTTTTCTTGCATGTGTTGCTCCTGGTGCTGCTGAGTGTCTGCACTGAAATAAAATCCTTTTGCACATGCCCTATACTTGAACAGTTTCTGGCTGTGTTGTGTTCCCTGCTGCTCAGTCAAATGGAAAATGTCTCTCAAGACTGGACCACACATCTCACAGGGGTGAGTCTTCTGGGAAGATGAAGGTTCCTTGGAAGTCCTGACCTGTGACATTACCACAGAAACATTCTGTTCAAAGGATGCCTCAACATTCTCTTCTCCACTCCAGACACCTGAATGCAAAGAAACACCGATGAGGTACACATTCACTTTATTGGAAGGGGCAACTGAACCACAAAcgtgcaaatgaaacaaaaaaagaataggggAAATTATACTATGTCAGAAAAGACAGACTTTAAGTAAATAGACAAAGGAGGTCATTATATGATAAAGcagtcaattcatcaagaggatataacaattacaagTATATTTGCATCCAATATTGGAACACCcgaatatattaagcaaatacaaACAAATCTGAAGGCAGAAAAAGACAGCAGTGAAGTAATATTAGGGGTTCAATGCCCCACTCTGAATAAGAAAACGTTGGTCTTGAACTGCACCTAAGATCAAAGGGACCTGACAGTCATGTACAAAAGATGCCATCCAActatagcagaatacacattcttcttcttctttttttttttttttgcggtatgcgggcctctcactgttgtggcctatcccgttgctgagcacaggctccggacgcgcaggctcagtggccatggctcacgggcccagccgctccgcggcatgtgggatcttcccagaccggggcacgaacctgtgtcccctgcatcggcaggcggactctcaaccactgcgccaccagggaagcccgttcttAAGTACACAGAGAACactctctaggatagatcacatgttaggtcacaaaacaagtattaacaaatttaaaaagatggaaaacatattaaatatcttttccaaccacaatggtacaaaactagaaatcattaacaggaggaaagctgggaaattcacaaatacgTAGAATTTAAATGACACACTCCTGAATGACCTATGGGTTAaacaagaaatgattaaaaaaaacatattcaaACAAATGTAAATGGAAACATAACACACGAAAACTTATGGGCTGCAGTAAAAGCAATTGTAAGAGgatagtttatagcaataaatgactacattaagaaaaaagaatgatctctaataaacaatctaactctaTATCTCAAGGTATGAGAAAAAGAACAGACTAAGGTTAAAGttagcagaaataaaacaaataataaagatcagagcagaaataaatgaaatagagactagaaaaatgacagaaaacacCAATAAAAGTaagaggtttttaaatttttttaaaaaaactttttactttgttttttggccactctgtatggcttttgggatcttagttccctgaccaggcattgaacctggaccccctacagtggaagtgcagagtcctaaccactgatcACCAGGGAAATCTCAACAGttggtttttttgaaaagataaatcgACAAGCCTTTAGCTAGattatgaaaaaaagagagacgactcaaaatcagaaatgaaagaggagacataacaactgatactgcaggaATACAATCAATCAGAAGAAACTAGAATGAACAATTatttgccaacaaattggataactcagaagaaatgaataaaactcctataaacataaaacctaccaaaataaaatcatgaaaaaataggaaatatgaattAACCTATAACTGGTAAGCAGATTGAAtcactaataaaaaaaatctcccaacaaagaaaagcccaggactaggcAAAATCACTGGgaattctactaaatatttatttatttatttatttatttatttatgttttgcggtatgagggcctctcactgttgtggcctctcccattgtggagcacaggctccggacgtgcaggctcagcagccatggctcatgggcccagctgctcaatGGCagtgtgatcctcccggaccagggcacgaacccgcatcctctgcatcagcaggcggactctcaaccaccgtgccatcAGGAAAGCCatctactaaatatttaaaacattaatatcaatccttctcaaagtcttccaaaaaattgaagcagGAACACTTCCAAgttcattttatgagaccagcattactctgatatcaAAGCCATTTAAGAAGAATACaacagaagaaaattacaggtcaatatccctgatgagggtgtccctggtggcacagtgattaagaatccgcctgccaatgcacaggacacaggttcgagccctggtccaggtagatcctacaggctgcggagcaactaagcccatgtgctctagagcctgcgagccacaactactgaacacgtgtgctgtaactactgaggcctgcatgcctagagcccgtgctctgcaacaagggaagccaccacaatgagaagcacgtgcaccacaacaaagaggagcccccactcgccacaactagagaaagcccacacacagcaactaagatccaacaaagccaaaaataaataaataaaataagtaaaaaaaaaaaaaaatccctgatgaatagagatgcaaaaatcctcaaccaaatacttgcaaaccaaatccaacagcacatttacaGGATCATACATCACAATCAAGTAGCATTTATCCTTGGGGtgcaaagatggttcaaaatcatgtgcaaatcaataaatgtgatacaccacattatcagaacgaaggataaaaatcataatcatatgaatagatgctgaaaaaccattttgaaaatcaatatccattcatgataaaaactctcaacaagttAGGTAtagaagggggacttccctcgtagtccagtggttaagaatccatcttcaAACGCAGGAGACACGAGTTCAGTCCTGGGTTGgggaactaagcccatgcactgcaactactcagcccatgcactgcaatgactcagcccatgcaccacaactactgagcccacgtgctctggagcccacatgccataactacagagcctgtgcgctgcaaccaGTGAGCCCATGCGCTCTAACTAGAGGGCCTGTaggtcacagctactgagcccgcacaccacaactagagagaagcctgtacacaactaaaagatcctgcacaccacaactaacaccagacacagccaaattaattgtttttttaaaaaaaaagctaggtatagaaggaatgtacttCAACATGTCTGACAAGCCCATACCTAACATCATATCGAACATTCAAAAGCTAAAAggttttcctctaacatcaggaacaagacaaggatgcctacccTATCcgtttttattcaacatagtacagGAAGCCCTACCCAGAAtaagtagagaagaaaaagaaagaaaaggcagtcaAATTGGACTGGAAGAAGGAAAAGTGTTTGTTTGCAGGTAACGCACTCTTATATGTAGAAACTCCCAAAATTCCACCctaacaaatgaattcagtaaagtttcaggataaaaAGAACCAATATACAAATTTCAGttgcatttatatacactaaTTACAAACTGTCTgaatagaaaattaagaaagcaatcttATTTTAAATAGCATCAAAAGAATAAGATACTCAGGAACAAATTTAATCTAGGGGATGAAAGATTTACATTCTGAAAATCATAAGACAACGAtggaagaaactaaagaagacataaacaaatggaaagatatccagtattcctggattggaaaaattaatattgttaattttacaAAGAGCAATTTACAGATTGAAAACAATccatatcaaaattccaatgacattttccacagaaatagaataaacaattctaaaatttgtatggaaccatgaaaaattccaaatagccaaaacaatcttgaaaaaggacaAATCTAGAGGcaccacactttctgatttcaaactattacAATTCTATGGTAATTAatacattatggtactggcataaaaatagacacatagatcaactgaacagaatacagagcccagaaataaactcacgcaTATgtggtcaactgatctttgataggcacaagaacacacaatggagaaaggacagcttcttcCAAAAATTGTGATGGAAACACTGGTTATCCACaagcaaaaaaaatgaaactagagccttatctcacaccactcacaaaaattaacttgaatcggattaaaattttgaaacataaaccctgaaattgtaaaacttttagaagaaaatacagagaaaaagctccttgacattggtgtTGGCAACGATTTTTTTTAGATAACACCCATAGCACaagcaatgaaagcaaaaataaacaagtgggactatatcaaatgGAAAAGCTTCTTTAtagcaagggaaacaaaatgaaaacacaacctaaggaaaaggagaaaatacttgcaaaggatttatctgataaggggttaatatccagaaaatatcagaactcatacaattcaacaataaaaaactaaagaatccaattaaaaatgggcaaaaggacctgaacagatatttatccaaaacatacaaatgatcaacaggtatgtgaaaaggtgctcaaaatcactaacatcagggaaatgcaaatccaaaccacaatgagatacctcacacctgtctggaacactactatcaaaaagacaagagatacaTGTtcgtgaggatgtgaagaaaaggaaaaccttctacattgttggtaggaatgtaaatcggtacagCCATTAGGGAAAACTGTATGGaatttcctaaaaattaaaaatagaactctggggcttccctggtggcgcagtggttgagagtccgcctgccgatgcaggggacacgggttcgtgccctggtctgggaagatcccacatgccgcggggcggctgggcccgtgatctatggccactgagcctgcgcgtcgggagcctgtgctccacaacaagagaggccacagcagtgagaggcccgtgtaccgcaaaaaaaaaaaaaaaaaaaaaaaaaaaaaatagaactctgCATGGTCCAATAATCCCAATTCTGTGTCTAttttcagaggaaataaaatctgTATCTCAAACAGGTgtttgcacccccatgttcactgcagcatgatCCACAATAGCCCAGGTATAAAAACAACctaagtacaggcataccttgttttactgtgcttcacagataactcattttcttacaaattgaaggtaTGCAGtaaccctgtgtcaagcaagtctactggcgccatttttctaacagcatttgctcacgtTGTGTCTGTGAGTCACGTTTTGGTAATTTTTGTGATATTTCCAACTTTCTCATTATTGTTAtacttgttatggtgatctgtgatcagtgatctttgttttggggtgccacaaACTGGACCTATAAGACAGCAGACTTAATCGATAAACACTGTATGTGTTCTGCCTGCTCTACGGACTGACaaatctgtctctctccctctcctcacgccTCCATATTTCTTGAGTTGCAACAATACTGAAATTAGGcgaattaataaccctacaatggcctctaagagCTCAAGTAAAAGGAAGGATCACATGtctttcactttaaatcaaaagctagaaatgaaaaGGTTAGTGAGGAAGGCAAGTTAAAAGCCAAGAGAGGCTGAAAGCCAGGTCCTTGGACCAAACAGTATTAACCAAGTTGTATcaataaatgcaaaggaaaagttcttcaagtaaattaaaagtgctactctagtgaacacaaaaataataagaaagcaaaatagtcttattgctgatatggagaaaattTTAGTGATCTGTATCCAAGATCAAGCCAGCCACAACATTTAAGCCATTACCTTAAGCCAAAGCCTGATCCAGAGTCAGGCCCCAACTCTCTCCAATTCTGTGAtggctgagagaggtgagaagctgggggaaaaaaagtatgaaGCTAGCATAGGTGGGTTCAtgagatttaaggaaagaagctgtctcgataacataaaagtacaaggtgaaaaaaaaaagtacacagtgaagcagcaagtgctgatgtagaagctgtaCCAAAGTTATCCACATGATCTAGTTAAGATAATTAATGGAcatggctacactaaacaacacatttttaaTGTAGATGAAACAGTCTTATGTTGGAAGAAGATGGCATCTAGGACTTTCACagttagagaggagaagtcaatgcctggcttcaaagcttcaaaggacaggctgactctcttgttaagggtaatgcagctggtgactgaaagttgaagccagtgctcatttatcATTCTGAAAATCTTAGGCCCTTAACAATtctgctaaatctactctgcatatattctataaatggaacaacaaagcctggatgacagcatgTCTCCTTATAACatgatttactgaatattttaagactACTGTCGAGACCTactgctctgaaaaaaaaatgttctcaaaatATTACTACTCACTGACAATGCAGCTGGTCAGCCAAGAGCTCTGGTGGAGATGTACAAGATTAATGTTCTTTTCATGCCTACTACTACAACATCTATTCTGTAGCCCATGGATCAAGTAGTTTACACTGTCAAgtcttaagaaatacatttcataaggctatagctgccatggATAGCAATCCTCTGATGGATcagggcaaagtaaattgaaaaccttttgGAAAGGACTCactattctagatgccattaagaacatttatgaatcatgggaagaggtaaaactatcaacattaacaggagttggGAAAAAGCTGATTCCAACTCTCtagatgactttgaggggttcaggatttcagtggaggaagtaactgcagatgtaaTGGAAAAaccaagagaactagaattagaagtgcaGCTGGAAgatgactgaattgctgcaatctcaagagaaaactttaacagatgaggagttgtttcttatggatgagaaaagaaaatggtttcttgagatggaatgtactcctggtgaagatgctgtgcaGATTGTTGAAATGATGACAAAGgctttagaatattacataaacttagttcaTAAAGCAGCAGTAGGGTTTGAGAAGATTGActacaattttgaaagaagttctactgtgtgttaaatgctatcaaacagcatcacgtgctacagagaaatcattcctGAAAGGAAGAGTCCATTGATGTGGCAAACATCATTCTtgtcttatttgaagaaattgcCAAAGCCACCAAAACCTTCATCAACCTGATCAGTCAGCACCTTGATCAGTCAAAATTaaggcaagggacttccctggtggcacagttggttaagaatccacctgccgggcctccctggtgatgcagtggttaagactcttcctgccaatgcaggggacacgggttcgagccctggtctgggaagatcccatatggtacggagcaactaagcccgtgcgccacaactactgagcctgcgcgctagagccagcgagccacagctactaagcctgcatgtcacaactactgaagcccgtgtgcttagagcccgttttccacaacaagagaagccaccccaaacagaagcctgtgcactgcaatgaaagagtagcccccacttgctgcaacaagagaaagctcacgtgcagcaatgaagactcaacgcagcccaaaataaataaataaaattaacaaacaaacaaaaaatagaatccacctgtgaaagcaggggacatgggttcaggctctggtccgggaagatcccacgtgccgcggagcaactaagcccttgtgccacaactactgagccagcactctAGACcttgcgcgccacaactactgaagcccatgcacctagagcctgtgctccacaacaaaagaagccactgcaatgagaagcccctgtaccacaatgaagagtagccacactcgctgtaactagagaaagcctgcgcacagcaacgaagacccaacgcagccataaataaataaatttatttattaaaaaattttttttaaataaattgctcCAGCAGCAAAAAGATACAACTCAGatgatgattaaaatttttttagcaataaagtattttttaactaagCTATATATGTTgctttttaagacataatgctatttcaCACTTACTGGCTACtatacagtgtaaacataacattTATAGGCACTGGAAAACAAAACTTTtggtgacttgctttattgtgttaCTCAccttattgcggtggtctggaacctaACCTGCAATATGCCTGTATCTGTCTACgaatgaatggattaataaaGTCTGGTATTTAtatgcaatggagtattattcagccattaaaaaaggaaCTCATGCATTTGTGACAACAatgatgaacctggagggcataatgcaaagtgaaataagccaaagaaagataaatactgtatgcaaTCCCTTATATATGGAATCGTGGGATAAAAAACAGTTGAACCcatagaaacaaagagtagaCAGGGTGCTCAGGTCTAgaggaaatgggaagatgttggtcagttttataagatgaataagctctgaaGAACTAATACAGCATGAAGCCTATACTTAATAATGCTGTATTGTATACTTCAAATGGGCtaacagagtagatcttaagtgttttcACACACACGAAAAATGTAAATACAATtatgtgaggtaatgg
This window harbors:
- the LOC115848036 gene encoding zinc finger protein 256-like; the protein is MATAALRDPPEVGVTFEDIALYFSWEEWKLLDEAQRHLYHDVMLENFALISSLGVWSGEENVEASFEQNVSVVMSQVRTSKEPSSSQKTHPCEMCGPVLRDIFHLTEQQGTQHSQKLFKYRACAKGFYFSADTQQHQEQHMQEKPFIIGVDRASFVKSSNFHVSGEAFTCKKVAEDFLATSGHLNQQAIHTGEKPNTVTHCMETLQSRKSHCTRGECKKAFSPKHTLVQAQSVYTERQCFMCSECGKTFKYKSSFVVHQRIHTGDRLYDCGDCGKSFRGSSALIQHRRIHTGARQYKCSKCGKSFSQEFVFIYPQRSHTGEDCHICHQCAQSFSHSSIFFQQQTVHTGEMSYECTECRKPFRRKSDLIEHWRVHTGERPYECSECGKSFTSSSALRYHQRVHTGEKPYKCGECGKSFTSSSGLRYHQRIHTGERPYECTDCGKSFTQINHLIIHRRVHTGERPYECSECGKSFSHKSYLSQHQRVHTGERPYECSECGKSFTSGSALCYHQRVHTGEKPYECSECGKSFTNGPILIRHRRVHTGERPYECSECGKSFTQRNHLNIHQRVHTGERPYECIECGKSFTSGSALRYHQKIHIGERPYECSECEKSFTSSSALRCHQRVHTGERPFDCSECGKSFRDSSQLNQHQRVHTGEKPYECSDCGRSFSQNSYLSKHRRVHTGERPYECSECEKSFTSVSALGYHQRVHTGERPYKCSDCGKSFTNSSILIRHRRVHTGERPHACSDCGKSFTQRIHLIIHRRVHTGERPYECSECGKSFTSRSTLHYHQRVHTGEKPYDCSECGKSFSRKSNLSQHQRVHTGERP